The Cellulophaga sp. L1A9 genome window below encodes:
- a CDS encoding 2-isopropylmalate synthase, producing MSKDIVQIFDTTLRDGEQVPGCKLDTTQKLVIAERLELLGVDVIEAGFPVSSPGDFKSVQEIAKLVKNATVCGLTRAVKKDIEVAAEALKFAKHPRIHTGIGTSASHIKFKFNSNKEAIIERAIEAVSYAKSFVEDVEFYAEDAGRTDNEFLARVCEAVIKAGATVVNIPDTTGYCLPDEYGAKIKYLYENVNGIDRAIISCHCHNDLGLATANSIAGVINGARQIECTINGIGERAGNTALEEVVMILRQHPTLGLDTNINSKLLNDTSRMVSQKMGMIVQPNKAIVGANAFAHSSGIHQDGVIKNRETYEIIDPLDVGVDESSIVLTARSGRAALAYRAKIVGYELTKTQLDVVYQEFLVYADKKKEIVDEDIHQIIETSNINIESVA from the coding sequence ATGAGCAAAGATATAGTACAAATATTTGATACAACACTAAGAGACGGAGAACAAGTTCCTGGATGTAAATTAGACACCACACAAAAATTGGTGATAGCTGAACGTTTGGAGCTTCTTGGCGTAGATGTTATTGAAGCAGGCTTTCCTGTTTCTAGTCCCGGTGATTTTAAATCAGTTCAAGAAATCGCAAAACTTGTTAAAAATGCAACAGTTTGCGGATTAACAAGGGCTGTAAAAAAAGATATAGAAGTTGCTGCTGAAGCATTAAAATTTGCAAAACATCCAAGAATACATACTGGAATAGGTACCTCTGCATCTCATATAAAATTTAAATTCAATTCTAATAAAGAGGCTATTATAGAACGTGCAATTGAAGCCGTTTCATACGCTAAATCTTTTGTAGAAGATGTAGAATTTTATGCTGAAGATGCTGGTAGAACAGATAACGAATTCCTAGCTCGAGTCTGTGAAGCAGTCATTAAGGCAGGTGCTACCGTGGTTAATATCCCAGATACTACAGGCTATTGTTTGCCTGATGAATATGGAGCAAAAATAAAGTATTTGTATGAAAATGTAAATGGTATTGATAGGGCTATAATTTCTTGCCACTGCCATAATGATTTAGGCTTAGCGACTGCTAATTCTATTGCAGGAGTAATAAATGGTGCACGCCAAATAGAGTGCACTATAAATGGAATTGGAGAGCGTGCTGGTAATACAGCATTAGAAGAAGTTGTCATGATTTTAAGACAACACCCAACTTTAGGCTTAGACACCAATATTAACAGTAAATTATTAAATGACACAAGCCGTATGGTTTCTCAGAAAATGGGAATGATTGTGCAACCTAATAAAGCAATTGTTGGTGCTAATGCATTTGCTCATAGTTCTGGAATACACCAAGACGGAGTTATCAAAAATAGAGAAACTTACGAAATCATAGACCCTTTAGATGTTGGCGTTGATGAATCATCAATTGTATTAACTGCAAGAAGTGGTAGAGCAGCCTTAGCGTATAGAGCTAAAATTGTTGGTTATGAACTAACGAAAACACAGTTAGACGTAGTCTATCAAGAGTTTTTAGTTTATGCCGATAAGAAAAAAGAAATAGTTGATGAAGATATTCATCAAATTATTGAAACAAGTAATATTAATATTGAAAGCGTTGCCTAA
- the pheT gene encoding phenylalanine--tRNA ligase subunit beta: MKISYNWLKQFLQISWEAEQTAELLTDLGLEVEGIEAFESTKGGLKGIVVGHVLSCEKHSNADKLKITTVDIGTGNPIQIVCGAANVAQGQKVPVATIGTKLYTKEGEEWIIKKGKIRGEESHGMICAEDEIGVGESHDGIMVLSDDLKPGTPCAAIFEVENDTIFEIGLTPNRADAMSHLGVARDLKAGLKQKDLQLELITPSVSNFHITNRSLKIDVSVDDNKLAPRYAGVTINNLTVQESPNWLKNRLKAIGLSPINNIVDVTNYVLHELGQPLHAFDANKIKDNKINVKTLATGTKFKTLDGVEIELHEDDLMICDAEKPLCIAGVYGGLNSGVTNDTTSIFLESAYFDPISVRKTSKRHGFNTDASFRFERGIDINSVEYCLKRAAILIQQIAGGDITSDIIDLYPNKQNDYQVFLTYKKINRLIGQEIPQDIIKSILASLDIKLNNVTETGLGLTIPFYRVDVRREVDVIEEILRVYGYNNINFKEKLNASIATTSPFEDYKIQSIIGDFLAAKGFNEIMTNSLTSPIYNKEVEKLNEEHTVNIINPLSNDLSIMRRTLLFSGLEAILYNSNRKRQNLKFFEFGKSYHNYNGKQQENKHLVLFLTGNKNEDSWIAPAAKTSFFTLKSNVESILERLGLKNLSTVISKSEEFSEAIAIKSGKIDVVNLGTVQKSILKSFDLKNEILYADFKWDEILTLIRDQKIAYQEISKFPEVKRDFALLIDNEVYFKDIHNIAFETEKTLLKEVSLFDVYTGSKLPKGKKSYAVSFTLKSEKATLTDKQIEKIMSKFKHNFESKLGAELR; this comes from the coding sequence ATGAAAATATCTTACAACTGGCTAAAACAATTTTTACAGATTAGCTGGGAAGCTGAGCAAACTGCGGAATTATTAACAGATCTTGGCTTAGAGGTAGAAGGAATTGAAGCATTTGAATCGACAAAGGGAGGCTTAAAAGGCATCGTTGTAGGTCATGTTTTGTCTTGCGAGAAACATTCAAACGCTGATAAACTAAAAATAACCACGGTTGATATTGGGACAGGAAACCCAATTCAAATAGTATGTGGTGCTGCTAATGTTGCGCAAGGACAAAAAGTACCTGTTGCAACTATTGGTACAAAACTCTACACGAAAGAAGGTGAAGAGTGGATTATTAAAAAAGGTAAAATTCGAGGTGAAGAAAGCCACGGAATGATTTGCGCTGAAGATGAAATTGGTGTTGGGGAAAGTCACGATGGTATTATGGTACTGAGTGATGATCTAAAACCAGGAACACCTTGTGCTGCTATTTTTGAAGTAGAAAATGACACCATATTTGAAATTGGCTTAACGCCCAACAGAGCAGATGCTATGAGTCATTTAGGTGTCGCTAGAGATCTAAAAGCGGGTCTAAAACAAAAAGATCTTCAATTAGAACTCATTACACCTTCTGTAAGTAATTTTCATATTACCAATAGATCTTTAAAAATTGATGTTTCCGTTGATGATAATAAACTTGCGCCAAGATATGCTGGTGTAACGATAAACAATCTTACGGTTCAAGAATCTCCAAACTGGTTAAAGAATAGATTAAAGGCAATTGGTTTAAGCCCTATTAACAATATCGTAGATGTTACTAATTACGTACTTCATGAATTAGGACAGCCTTTACATGCATTTGATGCTAATAAAATAAAGGATAATAAAATTAATGTAAAAACTTTAGCTACTGGTACTAAATTTAAAACTTTAGATGGGGTAGAAATAGAATTACATGAGGATGATTTAATGATTTGCGATGCAGAAAAACCACTTTGCATAGCTGGTGTATATGGAGGATTAAATTCAGGGGTTACAAATGATACTACCTCAATTTTTCTAGAAAGCGCCTATTTTGACCCTATTTCTGTACGTAAAACATCAAAAAGACATGGTTTCAACACCGATGCATCGTTCCGTTTTGAAAGAGGTATTGATATTAATAGTGTTGAATATTGTTTAAAAAGAGCTGCAATATTAATTCAACAAATTGCCGGTGGTGATATCACCTCTGATATTATTGACTTATACCCAAACAAACAGAATGATTACCAAGTTTTCTTGACGTATAAAAAAATCAATCGCTTAATAGGACAAGAAATCCCTCAGGATATTATAAAATCTATATTAGCTTCTTTAGACATCAAGTTAAATAATGTTACGGAAACAGGATTAGGTTTAACTATTCCATTCTATAGAGTTGATGTTCGCAGGGAGGTAGATGTTATTGAAGAAATTTTAAGAGTCTACGGGTATAATAATATCAATTTCAAAGAAAAACTAAACGCTTCGATAGCTACGACAAGTCCTTTTGAAGATTACAAAATTCAATCTATTATAGGCGACTTTTTAGCAGCGAAGGGGTTTAATGAAATAATGACCAACAGCCTAACTTCTCCTATTTATAATAAAGAGGTTGAAAAGTTAAACGAAGAACATACTGTTAACATTATAAATCCCTTAAGTAATGATCTCTCTATTATGAGAAGAACGTTATTGTTTTCAGGATTGGAAGCTATATTATACAACAGCAATAGAAAAAGACAAAATTTAAAGTTCTTTGAATTTGGAAAAAGCTACCATAACTATAATGGGAAGCAGCAAGAAAATAAACATTTAGTTCTTTTCCTAACAGGCAACAAAAATGAAGACTCATGGATTGCACCAGCAGCCAAGACAAGTTTCTTTACCTTAAAATCAAATGTGGAAAGTATCTTAGAGCGTCTAGGTTTAAAAAATCTATCTACTGTGATTTCTAAAAGCGAAGAATTTTCTGAAGCAATAGCCATAAAATCTGGTAAAATAGACGTTGTAAATTTAGGAACGGTTCAGAAATCAATTCTAAAGAGTTTTGATTTAAAGAATGAAATACTTTATGCTGATTTTAAATGGGATGAAATTTTAACTCTTATTCGCGATCAAAAGATAGCGTATCAAGAAATTTCAAAATTCCCAGAAGTGAAAAGAGATTTTGCATTGCTTATTGACAATGAAGTTTATTTTAAAGACATTCATAACATTGCCTTTGAAACTGAAAAAACCTTATTAAAAGAAGTAAGTCTTTTTGATGTGTACACAGGATCTAAATTACCAAAAGGTAAAAAGTCTTATGCCGTAAGCTTCACGCTTAAATCTGAGAAAGCAACCTTGACAGATAAACAGATCGAAAAGATTATGTCAAAATTCAAACATAATTTTGAATCTAAACTTGGTGCTGAATTGCGCTAA
- the leuB gene encoding 3-isopropylmalate dehydrogenase: protein MNINIALLPGDGIGPEVIAQAVKCLQAVEETFGHQFTFTTELIGGAAILETKKALPENTIKLCLNSDAVLFGAIGLPEYDNNPDAKIRPENGLFELRKALGVFTNIRPVAVFPTLLKKSPLKEEVLKGTNFVIYRELTGGIYSGAHSLSEDGATATDIASYTESQISRITHLAFKAAKKRSKKITLIDKSNVLETSRLWRRVVKRISESYPEVELECIYLHNAIMQMILNPSRFDVILAPNLFGDIISDQASVIGGSIGLLPSASIGDGIAMFEPIHGSYPQAAGKDIANPIAAILSAAMLLQHFGLEEESRAVVSAVNKSLKKKIVTPDINSKSKHGTNDVGDFIANNIVDTDDSLTMNYENIGLGKSTII, encoded by the coding sequence ATGAATATTAATATTGCACTTTTACCTGGAGATGGTATCGGACCAGAAGTAATCGCTCAAGCTGTAAAATGCTTGCAAGCGGTTGAAGAAACATTTGGCCATCAATTTACATTTACTACCGAGCTTATTGGGGGAGCTGCAATACTTGAAACAAAAAAAGCACTCCCTGAAAATACTATAAAACTATGTCTAAATTCTGATGCCGTTCTTTTTGGCGCCATTGGATTACCAGAATACGACAATAACCCTGATGCTAAAATAAGACCAGAAAATGGACTTTTTGAATTACGTAAAGCATTGGGTGTATTTACTAATATTAGACCCGTGGCGGTATTTCCTACGCTATTAAAAAAATCTCCTTTAAAAGAAGAGGTTTTAAAGGGAACGAACTTTGTAATTTACCGTGAATTAACTGGTGGAATTTACAGTGGAGCGCATTCATTAAGTGAAGATGGAGCAACGGCTACTGACATTGCTTCCTATACTGAAAGTCAGATTAGTAGAATTACTCATTTGGCATTTAAAGCAGCAAAAAAGAGAAGTAAAAAGATTACATTAATAGACAAGTCTAATGTTTTAGAGACTTCTAGACTTTGGCGTAGAGTAGTAAAACGCATTAGTGAGAGCTACCCTGAAGTAGAATTAGAGTGTATTTATTTACACAATGCCATTATGCAAATGATACTAAACCCAAGCAGGTTTGATGTTATTTTAGCACCTAACCTTTTTGGAGATATTATTTCTGATCAAGCCAGTGTTATTGGTGGTTCTATTGGACTACTACCTTCTGCATCAATAGGAGATGGTATTGCTATGTTTGAGCCTATTCATGGCTCTTATCCGCAAGCAGCTGGCAAAGATATTGCCAACCCAATTGCAGCCATACTTTCTGCAGCAATGTTACTTCAACATTTTGGATTAGAAGAAGAATCTAGAGCGGTTGTATCTGCCGTAAACAAATCATTAAAGAAAAAAATAGTCACTCCCGATATAAATTCTAAAAGCAAACATGGCACCAATGATGTTGGCGATTTTATTGCGAATAATATTGTTGACACTGATGACAGTCTTACTATGAATTATGAGAATATTGGATTGGGTAAATCCACTATTATTTAA
- a CDS encoding DMT family transporter, whose translation MLFVSTSGTLGRYVDLPVPVTIGIRAVIAVLLLLVYCKWKKISLRIDKKHLFPVLTSGLLFGLHWITYFYALRLSNVAIGMISLFTYPILTAFLEPILLKTKFQKIHLFLALLVLVGIYFLVPSFDMANDYTLAVCIGVLSALFYSLRNLLLKAKAATYNGSMLMCYQLIVIGVLLAPFYFTVDFAVVLGEWKGLVALALLTTAIGHTLFLNSFKNFSITTVSILSSVQPIYGIIMGAILLHEFPETNTLIGGFLILSSVVIESIRSSKRTKI comes from the coding sequence ATGCTCTTTGTTAGTACTTCAGGTACTTTAGGAAGGTATGTAGATTTGCCAGTACCGGTTACTATAGGGATTAGGGCAGTTATAGCGGTACTTTTATTATTGGTATATTGTAAATGGAAGAAAATATCCTTACGAATAGATAAAAAACATCTATTCCCTGTGTTAACAAGCGGATTATTATTTGGCTTACATTGGATTACTTACTTCTATGCGCTTCGTTTGTCTAATGTTGCCATCGGTATGATTTCCTTATTTACATATCCTATTTTAACGGCTTTTTTAGAACCTATATTACTAAAAACGAAATTTCAAAAAATACATTTGTTTTTAGCTTTATTGGTTTTAGTTGGAATATATTTTCTAGTGCCAAGTTTTGACATGGCCAATGATTACACGCTCGCTGTTTGTATTGGGGTGCTGTCGGCATTGTTTTATTCCTTAAGAAACTTATTGTTAAAAGCTAAAGCTGCGACCTATAATGGCTCCATGCTAATGTGTTACCAATTAATTGTAATAGGCGTTCTCTTGGCTCCTTTTTATTTTACGGTAGATTTTGCTGTTGTGCTGGGTGAATGGAAGGGACTCGTTGCATTGGCATTGCTGACTACCGCTATAGGGCACACCCTATTTTTAAATAGTTTTAAAAATTTTTCTATTACAACAGTAAGTATATTAAGTAGTGTGCAACCCATTTACGGAATTATAATGGGCGCAATTTTACTCCATGAATTTCCTGAAACAAATACACTGATAGGAGGCTTCTTAATTCTAAGTTCTGTAGTGATTGAAAGTATACGTTCTTCAAAAAGAACTAAAATCTAG
- a CDS encoding peroxiredoxin, whose translation MRKLGFVVVFFVLFFSCKEKKEHQEMPKEGMWVVELQVMDHQQLPFNLSLNKEANSTYSADVYNGDEVIHTNEISIVGDTISIKFPVFEGYLKGTFDETTIKGDFIQESLDRVVPFTATYGKTNRFELKSDAETSVSGIWETIFSPNTEEAYIGKGIFVQNNNSVHGTFRTTTGDYRYLEGVLDGDSLKLSAFDGAHAFLFNAKVSDSSLNGTFYSGNHFKEPFTAIRNEVFELPDEDSLTYLKEGYTKFDFSFPDENGNIVSLSDEKFNNKAVVVQIMGTWCPNCLDETKFLVDFIENNKDLELEVVALSFEYAKTEEDAFKAINRLIARVGVTYPVLLAQYGTADKEEAQKKLPMLSHVLSYPTTLFIDKQGVVCKIKTGFNGPATGEKFTEFKKEFKTLVTNLSNE comes from the coding sequence ATGAGGAAGTTGGGATTTGTTGTGGTATTTTTTGTTTTGTTTTTTTCATGTAAAGAAAAGAAAGAGCATCAAGAGATGCCAAAAGAGGGGATGTGGGTGGTAGAATTACAAGTTATGGATCATCAACAATTACCTTTTAATTTGAGTTTAAATAAAGAAGCGAATTCTACGTATTCTGCAGATGTTTATAATGGGGATGAAGTAATTCATACCAATGAAATTAGTATTGTAGGGGATACCATCAGTATTAAATTTCCTGTTTTTGAAGGGTATTTAAAAGGTACTTTTGATGAAACGACCATTAAAGGAGATTTTATTCAAGAGAGTTTAGATAGAGTAGTGCCTTTTACGGCTACCTATGGAAAAACCAATAGATTTGAGCTTAAAAGTGATGCTGAGACTTCTGTTTCTGGAATCTGGGAAACAATATTTAGCCCCAATACAGAAGAGGCTTATATAGGGAAGGGCATCTTTGTTCAAAATAACAATAGTGTTCACGGTACTTTTAGAACCACTACGGGTGATTATAGGTATTTAGAGGGAGTATTAGATGGAGATTCATTAAAGCTGTCCGCTTTTGATGGAGCACATGCCTTCTTGTTTAATGCTAAAGTAAGTGATAGTTCGCTAAATGGAACCTTCTATTCTGGAAACCATTTTAAGGAGCCATTCACCGCAATTAGAAATGAAGTGTTTGAATTGCCTGATGAAGATTCTCTTACGTATTTAAAAGAGGGGTATACTAAGTTCGATTTTTCTTTTCCGGATGAAAACGGAAATATCGTTTCATTATCTGATGAGAAGTTCAACAATAAAGCTGTTGTGGTACAAATAATGGGGACATGGTGTCCTAATTGTTTAGATGAAACCAAATTTTTAGTAGACTTTATAGAGAATAATAAAGACTTAGAGTTAGAAGTTGTTGCGTTATCTTTTGAATATGCGAAAACAGAGGAAGATGCTTTTAAAGCCATTAACCGTTTAATAGCGCGAGTAGGAGTTACTTACCCCGTTCTTTTGGCACAATATGGAACTGCAGATAAGGAGGAGGCGCAGAAGAAACTACCAATGTTGAGCCATGTACTATCATACCCCACTACACTATTTATAGATAAACAAGGTGTAGTGTGTAAAATAAAAACGGGATTTAATGGTCCTGCTACAGGAGAGAAATTTACTGAATTTAAAAAAGAGTTTAAAACTTTGGTAACAAATTTGTCTAATGAATAA